From Bacteroidales bacterium:
TCAGGACAGGTTTTGCCAGGAATGTTTCATAATTTGTCTTTGTTGAAAAGATGGAGGTAGCGAATGCTTCCTGTGCAAATGCCTGAAAATCATTTTTATATTTAGGAGTGATGATCCTGGTAAAGATGTCGGGCATCAGGTCGGCCGGAATGTTTTCAAAAAGCATTTTCAGGGCTTCCGCATAGATCTTCTGTTCCGTTGCAGGGTCATAATCCTTGAAGTGTTCTTCCGACCGGGCATAAAAGGCAGCCAGGTCCTCCTGTGTTACGTTTTTATTGGCCAGCACACCTTCCAGTCCCATGTTCTGCAAGGGAAAGATCATGGCTGAAGATACGAAAAGGGGCATCTGGTAATACCAGATCGCCTTCTGAATCTGTTTTTCTTTCAGAAAGCCATAACCTTCCTTCAGATCCGAAAGTACGTTTCCGTACTTCTGCTTTCTTGCCGGATCTGCATTGATCCATTGTTCAAACTGATCTTCAAGGGCTTTTTTCTCATCCTGGACCCGGAGTCTGTTCAGTCCCCTGCTTTCCCCGATCTTATTTTTCCAGAAATTGGCCAGGTTGGCGTACTTGGATGCATATTGAATATCGACGGTCTTGTCGGCATCCATTTGTTGCTTCAACAGGGGAAGCATGATATTGCCGGCATGGATGATCGCCGGATTCTGGTCCTTCAGGGTAAGTTCGATACCGTAGGATGTACGGTAACGGTCGGTTTGTCCGGGATACCCCCAGATCATGGCGAAGTCGTTTTCTTTGTAACCTTTCACGGATACCGGCAAGTGGTAGGGAGCCTTGAAGGGGATATTTTCTTTGGCGTAGGGTGCCGGGCTGCCATCCGGTCCGGTATAGACCCGGAACATGCTGAAATCGCCCGTATGCCGCGGCCACATCCAGTTATCCGTATCCCCGCCGAATTTACCGATGGCCGAGGGAGGAGCTCCCACCAGACGCACATCCATATAGGTCTGGTAGACAAACAGGTAATATTCATTCCCCTCAAAAAAATCAACCACCTGCACATCATATTTTCCATCTTCAGCTGCCTCGTCTTCCAGTTTTTTCATAGCTGCCGATATCGCCTGCTGGCGATCTGCCTCGGTCATATCTTCTGTGACTCCTTCAAGCACCTTTGCGGTCACGTCCTCCATCCGGATGAAAAATGTGGCAGTAAGCCCTTCATTGGGCAATTCCTCATCCCTGGTCATGGCCCAGAATCCATCGGTCAGGTAATCATGATCGATGGAACTGTGGGTCTGGATGGCGTCGTAACCACAATGATGGTTGGTGAGCATAAGTCCCTCCGGGGAAACAACCTCGGCTGTACAGAAACCACCCAGGTTGACAATGGCGTCCTTCATACTTGAATGATTGATGCTGTAGATCTCATCCGCAGTCAGCCTGAGCCCGAGCTTGCGCATCTCCTCATGATTCAGCTGCTCAACAAAAATAGGCAGCCACATTCCTTCGTCCGGCGGATTGCCGGCAGATAAACCCTGAGCGATGGTCACCATCATCAGGCACACTAAAAAAAGTTTTTTCATGGTAATTCGTATTATGATCATTGTTAAATGGTTAAACTTTCAAATTGTTAAATCGTCATCCCGCCCCGAATGGGGAGGGGCAGGGGTGGGGCCGCTGCCTACTCCATCTCCATCACGCTTTTCCCCTGGTTAAAGACGATATCAACCGGAATGCCGGAACTGTTCAGCCGGTCGAGGTCGGCCTGAAGCTGCGGCATGATCACCCCTTTCTCAGCGATCCACTGTTTGGCCAGGTCATAATTGCCATCGCCCTGCACGTGCAGGATATCCTGTACGAGTGTGGTCATGGCTGCCTTCATTTTTTCAAAATCGACCGTAAAGTAACCCTGTTCACTGCGTGTGAAGACTCCTTTTTCCTCGAAATAATTGAACCGCATCATATTGGCTTTCCCGTGAGCGCTTGCAGCTCCGAAACGGCTGGAGCGGAAAATGCCGGCAAAAAAGGTAATGTAGCTTTCCTTCAGGGCTTCTTCGGTGATCTCTCCCATCTCATACAATTTCGTCATCAGGAACAATCCCATGATATCGGCCTTCCCCTCTTCAAGGGCAGAATACTGCTCTTTCAACGCATTTCTGACCGTTCCCTTTCCGTTGACGGTGTTCTTGATCCCCATTCCGTGTGACACCTCGTGGAACATGGTATTGCTGAAAAAGGCATCAAAAGTTACGTATTTTTGCTGCTCCGGATCGATGATCATCTGGGCAATGGGAACCACTATTTTATCAAATTTGGCCCGCATGGCATTCTTCAGCTGCAACTTGCGGCTGCCTGCCTGGAGTTGCACTTCTTCATCATTGGGTAGATTGATGGCAATGGTCTTGCTGCCCGAGTTGCAATCGCCCGCATAATAAATGACATCGTATGCATTCAGGTCGGCATCGATGCCTGGTTTTTCCTGTTTGTACGCATCTTCAACGGGAAGGCCTTTCTGCATGTCGGGAAGCATGGCTGCATATTTGGCCAGCCGCTGGCTCCATTCATTATCCTTGATCAGAATGAAGGATTCAAAGGCAGCTTTGTAACCAAACAAGGCGTCTTCATAGTTTTCGATCGGTCCCACCACGAAATCGAGGTTCGAATCCTTCATGTCAAGCCAGGCAAAGTCACTGGCCTGATAGTCGTCCGTCAGCAAAGCTTTTGCCCGGATGGTAAGATAATTTTTTAAACCTTCATTTTCAGCCAGTTCAGCCGCCTTCGTCATCAGGGAAGCTGCCTGCTGGATCTTTGCGGCATAAGCTTCGTGGTACCAGA
This genomic window contains:
- a CDS encoding S46 family peptidase, which encodes MKKLFLVCLMMVTIAQGLSAGNPPDEGMWLPIFVEQLNHEEMRKLGLRLTADEIYSINHSSMKDAIVNLGGFCTAEVVSPEGLMLTNHHCGYDAIQTHSSIDHDYLTDGFWAMTRDEELPNEGLTATFFIRMEDVTAKVLEGVTEDMTEADRQQAISAAMKKLEDEAAEDGKYDVQVVDFFEGNEYYLFVYQTYMDVRLVGAPPSAIGKFGGDTDNWMWPRHTGDFSMFRVYTGPDGSPAPYAKENIPFKAPYHLPVSVKGYKENDFAMIWGYPGQTDRYRTSYGIELTLKDQNPAIIHAGNIMLPLLKQQMDADKTVDIQYASKYANLANFWKNKIGESRGLNRLRVQDEKKALEDQFEQWINADPARKQKYGNVLSDLKEGYGFLKEKQIQKAIWYYQMPLFVSSAMIFPLQNMGLEGVLANKNVTQEDLAAFYARSEEHFKDYDPATEQKIYAEALKMLFENIPADLMPDIFTRIITPKYKNDFQAFAQEAFATSIFSTKTNYETFLAKPVLKKLQKDLMQQVTISIYQGLMGMNGMSAEVGPKIDRAKRLFIAGLREMSPGKVFYPDANSTMRLTYGQVLDYFPADAVHYEYYTTLEGVMEKEDPSNEEFIVPEKLKELYQKKDFGIYAEKGKMYVCFLTNTDITGGNSGSPVINGNGELIGIAFDGNWEAMSGDIAFEPALQRTINVDIRYVLFIIDKYAGAKHLVREMTLKG
- a CDS encoding Zn-dependent hydrolase, encoding MKKLTIAGIAIAMMSLAACTTKTVMTEDQKETNHTGILPQLGAYPPASQAQVDARLAIYAPVDLQADISHLSANEKQILSILMDVARIMDDLYWQQTLGNKEAFLGKIQDPNTRDFALINYGPWDRLDNNRSFIEGIGAKPAGANFYPLDMTREEFEAFADPNKASLYTLIRRNDDGTLRCVWYHEAYAAKIQQAASLMTKAAELAENEGLKNYLTIRAKALLTDDYQASDFAWLDMKDSNLDFVVGPIENYEDALFGYKAAFESFILIKDNEWSQRLAKYAAMLPDMQKGLPVEDAYKQEKPGIDADLNAYDVIYYAGDCNSGSKTIAINLPNDEEVQLQAGSRKLQLKNAMRAKFDKIVVPIAQMIIDPEQQKYVTFDAFFSNTMFHEVSHGMGIKNTVNGKGTVRNALKEQYSALEEGKADIMGLFLMTKLYEMGEITEEALKESYITFFAGIFRSSRFGAASAHGKANMMRFNYFEEKGVFTRSEQGYFTVDFEKMKAAMTTLVQDILHVQGDGNYDLAKQWIAEKGVIMPQLQADLDRLNSSGIPVDIVFNQGKSVMEME